The DNA segment GTGTCGCTGTCACTCCAGGTTTGTGGAcaatgttggtgtgttgtgtaaaGACATAAACAGGTTGGGACACCTGTCAGACGGTGGATGGGAAGTATGCAACGATCGCCAGTACAGTCCCCCCAACGATTGTCTAGTCTATTCTGTCGGGTAAGTCTTTCACATTTTGTATACATATCTTTGTGCAAGTTTATGGTCGGTTTATTCTATCGGGCGAACCTTTTACATTGCCACATTGTCGTGTTTTGTCTACTTTGTCAGATACGACCTTTATGTTGTTATACATATGTGGACACTTTTGCAAGTGTCTTCTTTGGGTTTTCGGGGAAATCTTTCACATTTATCATTATGCATGTGTCTAAGACATTCTTTCAGGTAAATACTCACATATCCCTCTGGCAGCTATCTGGTATTCCCTTCATATTCACCATAAGGCCTTTCCTACGATCGTCATGTATATTTTTTCGAGTAAACCCGTAAACCCTTCACATTTATCCCAAAGACCCCCTACAAGTGCCATATCTCGGGTAAACCCGTTACGTAAACGTAGAAACCGTCTTCCAAGTTGCTAGTTCACTCTTTCGGATAAATCCTTCACATTTACTAGAGGGTCTATTCTGAAAGTGCCTCTGTCACTCATTAGGTTAAACATTCACATGCTCCGGGTGCCTCTTTCCTATTCTTTCAAATGATTCCTTCACATTCACTGTAATCCTGCAATTGTCTATTTTATTGTTTCGGGCGATCCCTTCATATTTATCGGAGAGCTCAAGTGTTGAGTATTATCTGTCGGGCAAAACCTTCATATTTACCTGAACCTTATGCAAGTGTTTTCGTTCTTTAAGTGGCACTTAGAAGCTGGTATGACACTTTTTATGGAAAGACAACCTCTTTCTTGCAATAGATGCAACCCTTTGGTGTAACACTGCTGACACTGTTAGCAAGCAAATGATGAGGGTACATCATTCTGTCCTTCTGCACAGCCTCTCTTGCAAGTGTCGTATATCCCTAGTCTTGTAATTTGAAACTGCTGTGTTGTTTGAGGTAATAACCTCATGAGAACAATAACCTTAGAGGACCCAAACAGTTGTTCTTCATACCAGTGAATtttcgggttagaactgattttcgacgacccatgcttgtagtaagaccaatgggatcgggtggtcagccatATATATAGccatctgtaagtaatcgagtctagacctgacaatctagtgatcagcagCGTGAACATCGATCAACACAAATGGGATAGAATGACGTGTGCcaacgtcagcgagcctgaccaaccgacgCTGAAAGTGgccccttacaacaagcatgggttacagaataCTGATGACCTATTCTAATCCGGAAATTAAAATAACAGATAGCCCCCTCTAAATAAATCCATGTTGACCGGAACAGGTTCAGGGACAGTCCTAcagttttgacagaaacaaagaTCTGTGTTCAAATTTAACCTGTAGAATATATACTGGTTTGAGCGGCTGCAGTAAAAGAAGAGTATGTTGTCCCTTGACTTAGTGTGGTTCTGCAATGACAGGGTCACGTTCGACTAGATCAAAGAATGACACTGAAAAAAGATCATCACACAACAGAAATGACTCCACGCCAGTTTTTGTTGTGTCAAAATGGAAGTTGTTTTATTTCAGGATAAATAACGACTTCAGTTTTGACGACGAGATATCGAGGCAGTACGGATGCGAAGTTCATTCATTTGATCCGAGGTGGGTAACCCGTTTGTGTTAGTTTCCGTGTAGGATTGCTAAAATattgtgattgattgatttacaTGAATATAGCAATAATAGTTTTAGTATCACCGCCATGCTTTGCCTTatattttaagtgagtgagtgagctgggttttacggcgcgtttggcaatattccggcaaaatcgcggacacaagaaatgggcctcacacatttaacctatgtggagaatcaaaccccagcCGTCGGCGTGGTGAGCGATTGCTTAAGGCTACCCTACTGTCTTCTTATGTTTAtggacccttgaaggtccggagtagaataggccttccgcaacccatgtttgccgtaaaaggcgaaaattgttgtcggaagaggcgactattgggatcgggtggtcaggctcgctgacttgcttgacaagtcatcggttcccaattgcgcagatcgatgcgtatgctgttaatcactggattgtctggtccagactggtttacagaccgccgccatatagctggaatattgctgagtgcgtcataaaactcaactcactcactcatgttccTGGTTAaatagttaaagcgtttgttcatCTCAGACTCAGATACTCGGCTGTGTAAGGTGCATTTCGGGTTTCCcgtgctgtgacattgctggaatgttgctagatGCGGCGTGAAACCAACGTCAGTCAcaccaaatattttcatttataaaaTTTTTATTCAATTTCCAGTATGACGTAAATACTACTcgccaaaaaaaaaaaaatcatatttcatcTTTCAGCATGAACCAGAAGAGCCATAAGCGAGGTGAAAAATTGTTTTTCCATAACATAGGAATGTCGGATAAGAATGTTCACATCCCAGCTAACCAAAAAGGTTGGGAGATGCGCACCTTGGGGGCCATGAAGCAGGAGCTGATTCACGCCAAGGTGAGACAACCTCTTCTTTACCCTGTCTGTCTAATGGCTAAAGCATCTACTCTTCGCGCAGATGACGCGAGTTCGAGTCTCCGTatgtgcacaatgtgtgaagcccgtatCTGCTGTCCCAACCATGAtcttgctcgaatattgctgaagctGCGTAAAATCATATTCCCTGGTATTTATAGGCACCCAGTATTTCATATTCTGTGGAAAGGAAGTGGGGTTGGTACTTTGGGTAGATCTCGGAATTTGGAAAGTCACTAGGCAAAGTgatatatatgaaaataatatgtGCCCCGAGCACACAAAAATCATGGCACAGAATAAAAATAAGAACATGTGGACACCATTCATAACCACGGGAAAATGCGTAACATGCACAGGAACTAGTTTGTTTACACTAAGCAAATTTCAGTCTGTATTACGGTTAGAAAAATACTCCATCGAAAACAATCCCTGATGGATTGATCAACATGAGGTGATTTTACAGGGGTGCGGCGGAGTTACCTCGTGATTAAAGCACTCGCTCGCCACGCAGAAGACCCAGGtacgattccccgcatgggcacagtgtgtgaagcccatttctggtgtgccctgcagtgatattgctggaatattgctaaatgcggcgtaaaactaaccttaTTCTTGCACAACAAGCACTCGCTAAAATAACTAATATTACAGGAATAGACATACAGTTACAATGCGGCAGCAGACATAATGGGTAGGTGGTATCGCTGTCTTGTAAAGCAGACAAGCCGACTCGGTGACTTTCATGAACAAGTAAGGTTGTACAGCGCCCTATGGAAAAGGAGAGTAACTCTTATTACACTATACGTAAGTTGCCTTAACaggaccaaatatttcattatagctGCCTGTTTTAGCTACATGAGAGTCATGACCAAACTTTGAACTTTCAACTCTGTTGATGCCTACTAAGGTGGTTCCCGTCTTCAAATCACGTGACACCTTTATTACAGTTCCGGTAGTATTGTCAGCTCCGTGAACGGGTTATCCCTGTGAGGAGCCTGTTCCCCAAGGGAAGTAACTGAAGTTGTCATCGTGTTGCTTTTTGTCATTACAATGCACGACAAAATATATTCGGGGGGATTTCAAGGCTCCTCCTTAAGAAAATATTAGCAAGGTTTGACCTTCTAAATATGTTTACTGTTTGAATACTATGACCTATTTAAGGTTTGTGAAAACGTGACGTATTCAAAGTGACGTCAACGTCAATCGGCGTTAGtatttatatgtatacatgtatactgtaaatcatgaaattaatgcgaacATTTTATTAATGCGAAAAATGCGTCTGTACATGTGTCGCATTATTAAAATGACGCATTTCAGTCTGGGGGTGTACTTTTGAATAAACGGAAATCTCTACCTTTCATTGACACTACTTAATACCTATTGAAATTATTCATCGGCAAATTTTGTCACTAAGCAGAAGTGTTGTATTGTTATATTTCTTTCAGCGGCATGTTCACGTCTTAAAGATGGATATTGAGCATTGGGAATGGAAAGTTCTCCCAGAAGCCATTGCGAGCGGCTTCctgaatgacgtcacaattcTCGATCTGGAACTCCACAGCTGGGTCATAGAAAAGGGCAATTATGTCTATGAGCCCCCGGCTGAAATCTATTTGGATTATTTGCGAACTCTCAGACAATTACATCAACTTGGCTTCCGTATTTTCCTAACTCACAAAAACCTTGGATCCTGTCAGTTTAAATCTAAGTTTGGCATGATGAGGACCAGTTGTCAAGAGATCGCCATGGTGCAAACAAAGAAGATTGCTTCGTAATACAGGGTGCGCTATTGATGCGGGATCATTTTTCTACGATGTATTTATATCATATGTACTTAAATCCTTTTAGTCCTATGTATTTTATCAGAATTATGGCACACTTGTTAAGAGAATATGGGAGCATTTGTTCTGTGATATCTACATATGTTAATTATTTATAAACATGTTAGTTTTTTGTAAGCGCCTAGTATATATCCACAGATGTTCACTATTTAAAGTTAAAACAAGTCTAATGACATCAACACCTAGCACAATGTTAAGCATCCCTAGTGTTGACCGCTGACGGTCTTTGCCCAGCTTGACCATACGTAGGATGGTACGTATGCAACAAGTGCAAGAATATACATATTGTAAAAAACATcagaaaaatataatatttaaatGTGCCTTGTCTTATTTCTTTGTGATTAATTCATAACACTTTGGACAGTTATACGATTGTCCGTGGAAGGGTATATCTCAGGACAAGTCCATGAGTTATCCATAGCAAAGACAGGGTCATACGACAAAAAcacaggccctcgtgtctttgcgaggattgcaaatttaatttttaaaaaagtattttATTTTGTCACGCCGACTCGAAATGTTTCACAGTACAATAAACCACGACGCATTATGGCTTACAACAGGCAACTGTGGCACCACTTGCCATCCCCTTAAGTCGTGACTATGGCACTACAACAGACAAGGAACCGACAGGTCTCGCGGAATAGATTTTGAGATGTCCCCCGCCATAACTGGCTGTCCCGTCTCTGTGGTTTCACCCCGCCGCAACAGATAACAATTTTTGCGTTTTCAGTGATAATGGTTTCTGAAACAACTTTTCTGGTGGAgtccggaaaatgttcaaatatcagaaagttgtttggtattagtaaatgataatcATATGTACCATTTATATTTCTATGGCAAATTTTGTTCAATTTTAAAATTGGCAATTCATCagtccgtttctgactcaaatgAACTGTACTTAATCCCAGTCCCATCAACGTCTTCCGTAAACAACACATTTTCGCCTCATTCGTCATCTTTTGCccattgcacacacacacacacacacacacacacacacacacacacacacacacacacacacacacacacacacacatcacccaGAATTACGTCTCATGTATCACTCGCTTGACAACGACAATAGGATCTATGTCGAAATGTCGTTAAtatagaataaagaagttgtgtatccataaaaatagtcctcattcttcatctacccaacttctagaaagCCTGTCAAAGAAGTAAAATGTCTTTGTTTATTTACTTGTCGTTTAacgcggtcagtaaataatcgaggctagaccagacaatctagtgatcaacatcatgaacaaggATCTATGCACCAAGATTGACCATGGATTAGTCTCTTCGTACGACAAGATGGGTTtttgaagaccagttcaaacccggatcttcacaggtagatTTTACCTCACATGGTCACAGACATACTGCATATCAAAATGATGAATGATATGAAGAAACTTGTTATGTAAATATACGTCCATTATAAAATCTTATGTATTTAATAAGAAAGGTAtcatactttatggataacaacttctttattatgttttGATGTGACGTTTCGATATAACTTCTTATCCCTTTGTCAAGCACGGGTACTGTaatacagcacagaacagatttATCTGTATCACGGATTACAGTCCGTCTGAGACAAAATGataccgatgaattgcaatccaaaacaaaaataaatagacATAAAGGAATCAACCAACGCGGAGTGCCAATCTCTACTTATTTCACAACTTGGACACAGCCCTTCACCCACTGTTGTGTCAACGCACGCGCATCTCGCCTTTGTAACAAACTGGGAAAACGCACAAATAACTGACGATAATTTCTTCCACCAACTTTTTCTTATTTTGGGGACAAATATGTGCATTTTCTTCTAGGGCTCGTCTGTTATTTTTTATTGCACTTAGCGTTGGTTTGATTCTTTTATGACTGTTTTTTGTGTTAAATTGCGATTCATCGGTATCATTTTGTCTCAAGCGGATAGTAAATAAAACAGGATGAGAGAATGTTTCAAACTGATAAAGAACAGCAATGGATGTTTGTAACAATGCAGCAACATTAaaaggaagtgagtgagtgagtatggttttacacttttAGCAAGATTGCagccatatcacggcggggaatacCAGATATTGGCTTcgcacactgtgcccatgtggggaatcgaacccggatcttcggcgtgacgagtgaattctttaaccactaggttaccccatccTCCCAGCAAACCGTTGAAAATGCGGAATAAAATATGCCCTGGAGATAATGATGCCTGGAGTGCTCCGTTCTATTTGCTGAATAATAGCTTAGCGTGGCCCTAATAGGCTTATGTAGTTGATTGAGAGCTTGTGTATTTCACTTCAGCACATCTTCGCGCATTGAAATACGACATATAACATCATGGTGCAAATTTATTCCAGCTGGTGCAATACAATTGACATTTACGTTACATCAGAAAACATTTACCATGGTTTTCCTCTCCAGATGTCGAGGGAATACTGAGATAAACACTACTCGAACTAATGATTTTCCATTTGAAATATATCTCCCGATCAGCTACGCGTTGTTTTGtatgcaggaatattgctgagtttggttTGCTGAGTTTTTACTACTGTTAACAGCAATCAAACACTGAAATCGTTAGCTATGCATCAGTCAATAAATGTGTACAGCTTTGCAGGCAAACGAATGCTACGTATGTGTTCGACGGGGTTCAGATAGGGCCCTATGCAGTCCAAAGCATATAGTGTTATTTTGTAGGAACTCTCCTGGAGCATGGGATTGATGCGGACTCGTCTGATGATCCTTCAGGACATCAAACCAATAGCCTTCAGACGGTTAAACATCTTTTCCGTAATCAGAGTTGCTTCAAAAGAGTTGCTGTTTCAGGAAAGCCTGCACGCGTTGGCACAACTGAAAGCATTGAAAGTGCCTTGTTAGCCAGTTTGCTTGATCCATGGGAAGGGAGCCCACAAAGCCAAGAACCCGTACGTCTCCCACGGTGCTCTGTTAACGTATGTGATGATACCTCATAAACAACAGAAGATATGCAACAGAATTGCTTGAGCGTTGTCAGCAAGAAAATAAGCAGATCACCGCCGGGGTCAAGAATTTCCGAGAATACCAAGAAGTAAGCACAAGCAGCCATGAAAGAGAGATCAGTGCAGATGGTTACTCCGATGTTTCGGAGTGCGAATATGGCcccaatttttttaaaaaaaatattgatacgATTGTATCCAAATGCACACAAGAGATGAATTCTTCTCCAGACGACATTCCTGATGATACCGGTGACATGAATAAACTTGACACGGATCTCGCGCCTTTTGGGGGCGATGACGATAAAACGCCAGACGCGAATATTTTCATCGACTTGGTCAGTGAGGGGGAGTCAGAATCATgtcacttttttaaaaaagctaCCCAGAGACCTGGCCAGGAAATGTCAAAACGACGCTTACGCAGACTGTAGTATCTATATGACATGTTCAATATACTGCGCACACTGTAGACTCTCAATAACATGTTCAATATTGTCGGCAGACTATAATCTCTCACTTACATGTTCTAGATAGTGGACGGACTATAATCACTCACTAACATGTTCTAGATAGTGGACGGGCTATAATCTCTCGCTAACATGTTCAGTATAGTGCACAGACCACTGTTTGGCAAGTATTAGCTGAGCCTGACAAATGCCCCCAAtttatgggaacgccctccagagcATTTCATTTAAAGTAAGAGTGAAACAGGTTGTAGTCTAAATATTGAGAAGTTCAATTTTCTCGTGCAGATCATGTTTCGACTGAATATCatactactgcttgacaagtgttagatgagccagtgcagtgaacggttttgtgacaagcaggcggtgCAAGTAATCTcggccccgttcctcaaagccaccgtagcgctacgactgtcgtaagtctatctTAAAGTATCGGAGTTACGGTCATCGTAACGCTAATGGCTTACAGATAAATAAAATGatgcacagtgagtgagtgactgagtgagtttggttttacaccgcttttagcaatattccagcgatatcacggcgggggacaccagaaaatgggctcactcattgtacccattttgggaatcgaacccgggtcttcggcgtgacgagcgaacgctttaaccactaggctaccccaccgccccgaatGATGCATAGGCTTAATGTAGAATGATTAATCAAAATAATGTATTGCAAACAGAATTTTGCTAACACAATCATAAAGGCAATAGTATAACATGAATTTCATGATGAGCGGGGTTTTTTTCCAGGGCAAAACTATACCGGTGTAACTTTTGTAACTGTATTTCGTAGATCCGTGCCCATCCAGCTCCGATATAAAttgcaaaacaaaaccaaaacatgatTTAGGTGAACTGCTTGACCTTAAAATCTCATGTGACCTCCACTAACTAAGATACTTAGCTACAATGTCATCATAGTCCATAAAAAGTATAAGACTTTGGCCTTTATGATAACATGATATCATTTGTAccattataaaacaaacaatggtCACTCAGAACCAGAGGCTTTACTAATAAGTCTAAATACAGTATTGGTCAAATCTTGTCTAACGCGACGTTGCGAAGTGTACGCTTGCTCCTACATGACTAACCTTGAATGTGACTAGCCTGGATGTGGTTCCACTGGCCCATTGAcatgaaccaagtcatcaagaCAATCCTTCCGGTCCACTAGCAACAACCATAAGGTTGCCCGGGAGCAGTTCTAACACGGACCTCTGATGTTTTCAAAAGCACTTACATGTAAGTTGTGGTACATATACCTTATGTGGAATATTGGATGAAAGATATCTCTCACCAAAGGTGTCATGGAATCTGAACCCCATTATTTTCCCTAATGCcgagccctccctgcaatgctaaaaccctAAAGAAAGCCTAGGTTCCCCAGTTTCAGAATCTCTGGTTTCCTCGAGgcttcttttcagtttaaatgggtttatttgttacaatcaaaatcatatatattcaaagacaaaacttaagTAGGCATTTGAATGAACATGAAAATGACACGCAAAACAACGAAACAGTCATAAAATCACTATTTGACGACCGAATTAAGCCCTTCCTCCTGTGGAATAAACCTGTGCTATCCATGACCTCGAAACTGCATttaagtactgtcggaaatagggAAAAACCTTGTTTTAAAATTTATCTCTACAGTTTATTTAGCTGATATGAGAAAGTGTtaaatatctgttaaactatTTGCGGTCTAACTAGAGATCCAttggtagggagataggaaacgtaAGTCCAACGCGACTTATTTGCATTAGACCATGGATTTATACAAATTAGTGTGGGATTATATTGTACTACAAAGGACATATTTTCAttgcccattttgaaattagacttagcttTCATTTTCAAGGACGGACGGCGTAAAAAATAATATCTTTTATGCTGAAACTATCATGGAGTCCCACTATCACTATAAAAAGGACACCGAGGGATCgcctcaaaagcaaaaccatgACGGGTGTAGCAGACGATGGTTATATGATAATCCCTTGGGGGAATATTAAACTGTGAAAGTACACGACATGTcacaacaatttacaaataatatccagtcct comes from the Haliotis asinina isolate JCU_RB_2024 chromosome 12, JCU_Hal_asi_v2, whole genome shotgun sequence genome and includes:
- the LOC137258292 gene encoding probable methyltransferase-like protein 24 isoform X2, whose product is MIQPARLAVSLLLGTFLAVFVWNNYTVTLKQNTQREQGNTGKSADISSGHLPIFQREQNKIFLAQDCLSEHSKNGDGFIEIPSDDVLKTLTYQQITCLYHRFVDNVGVLCKDINRLGHLSDGGWEVCNDRQYSPPNDCLVYSVGINNDFSFDDEISRQYGCEVHSFDPSMNQKSHKRGEKLFFHNIGMSDKNVHIPANQKGWEMRTLGAMKQELIHAKRHVHVLKMDIEHWEWKVLPEAIASGFLNDVTILDLELHSWVIEKGNYVYEPPAEIYLDYLRTLRQLHQLGFRIFLTHKNLGSCQFKSKFGMMRTSCQEIAMVQTKKIAS
- the LOC137258292 gene encoding probable methyltransferase-like protein 24 isoform X1 codes for the protein MAITRRLAVSLLLGTFLAVFVWNNYTVTLKQNTQREQGNTGKSADISSGHLPIFQREQNKIFLAQDCLSEHSKNGDGFIEIPSDDVLKTLTYQQITCLYHRFVDNVGVLCKDINRLGHLSDGGWEVCNDRQYSPPNDCLVYSVGINNDFSFDDEISRQYGCEVHSFDPSMNQKSHKRGEKLFFHNIGMSDKNVHIPANQKGWEMRTLGAMKQELIHAKRHVHVLKMDIEHWEWKVLPEAIASGFLNDVTILDLELHSWVIEKGNYVYEPPAEIYLDYLRTLRQLHQLGFRIFLTHKNLGSCQFKSKFGMMRTSCQEIAMVQTKKIAS